In archaeon BMS3Bbin15, one DNA window encodes the following:
- the cofD gene encoding 2-phospho-L-lactate transferase, which yields MNVVLFSGGTGTPKLLQGLVQLLKLEDITVVVNTAEDMWLPHGYFSPDIDSVLYTMAGLIDEKVWYGIKEDSFSTHNQLLSIGSDEFLNIGDRDRATHILRGKLLKDGNTLEEATELIASGYGVGINVLPMSNNRVETVIVTPDGELNLQEFLVLNKAMPEVKTVYYRNIERASACKAAVKAVKKADLIIIGPSNPVTSIGPIISLQNIKEVLKDRKEKIIAVSPLVGSSPVSGPADKFMKALNLPSTPEGVARYYKNIISRFIIHITDKPADIEKIGIKTYRTNIIMRSLEDKKKLADFIFSTGEKNA from the coding sequence ATGAATGTTGTTTTATTTTCAGGTGGGACGGGTACTCCAAAGCTTCTTCAGGGTCTGGTGCAGCTTCTCAAGCTGGAGGATATTACTGTTGTTGTAAATACTGCTGAAGATATGTGGCTTCCCCATGGCTACTTTTCTCCAGATATTGATAGTGTACTTTATACTATGGCAGGTTTAATAGATGAAAAAGTCTGGTACGGTATTAAGGAAGATAGTTTTTCAACCCACAATCAGCTTTTAAGTATTGGTTCAGATGAATTTCTCAATATAGGGGATAGGGATAGGGCAACTCATATTTTAAGAGGGAAACTTTTGAAGGATGGTAACACTCTTGAAGAGGCTACCGAATTGATAGCCTCCGGTTATGGTGTCGGAATCAATGTTTTGCCTATGAGTAATAATAGAGTTGAAACAGTTATAGTTACTCCTGATGGCGAACTTAACCTTCAGGAGTTTCTGGTTTTAAATAAAGCTATGCCAGAGGTAAAGACGGTTTATTACAGGAACATTGAAAGAGCATCAGCCTGTAAAGCAGCAGTTAAAGCTGTTAAGAAGGCTGACCTTATTATTATCGGACCCAGCAATCCTGTAACAAGCATAGGGCCTATAATCTCCCTTCAGAATATTAAGGAGGTTCTTAAGGATAGAAAAGAGAAAATAATAGCGGTTTCTCCTCTTGTTGGAAGTAGTCCTGTAAGTGGACCTGCAGATAAATTCATGAAGGCTTTAAATTTACCTTCCACTCCTGAAGGAGTGGCAAGATATTATAAAAATATAATTTCCAGATTTATAATCCATATAACTGACAAACCTGCTGATATAGAAAAGATAGGCATTAAAACTTATAGAACAAATATAATTATGAGAAGCCTGGAGGATAAGAAGAAACTGGCTGATTTTATCTTTTCAACAGGTGAAAAAAATGCATGA
- the ftsZ_2 gene encoding cell division protein FtsZ, whose amino-acid sequence MKTLIRKALENTDRPGMLSGENERAIGVANIVVVGSGGAGNNTIHRLKNVGITGAQLIAVNTDKQHLAHINADKRILVGNEITRGLGAGGDPEVGEQAALEAKPGFKEIFNEADLVFVTGGLGGGTGTGTLPVIAEVAKSCGALVIGAVTMPFKNERARVNKARIALAKLRNSADSVVVIDNNKLLEIASELPVNEAFAVADEVLSRMVKGITETISIASLMNLDFADVRTVMGRNSGKGIAVIGLGESDTRNRAEESVTYAMENPLLDVDYRDATGALIHITGGEDLTLGEATGIVDLATTFLTKNADVIWGARIDPEYNGRVQVMVIMTGVTSPDLAANVAEPEIHIPSRVKVGNRSYFSRNRRFKSSEQRFVVDKEKGSLMSTLGIDEVFS is encoded by the coding sequence ATGAAGACATTGATAAGAAAAGCACTGGAAAATACCGATAGACCTGGAATGCTTTCCGGGGAGAATGAAAGAGCAATAGGTGTGGCCAATATAGTTGTTGTTGGCAGTGGCGGAGCAGGTAATAATACAATTCACAGACTGAAGAATGTTGGAATTACCGGAGCTCAGTTAATAGCTGTGAATACGGATAAACAGCACCTTGCCCATATCAATGCTGACAAGAGAATTCTTGTCGGTAATGAGATTACCCGTGGTTTGGGTGCAGGTGGAGACCCGGAGGTAGGAGAACAGGCAGCTCTTGAGGCAAAGCCTGGCTTCAAAGAGATTTTTAATGAAGCGGACCTGGTTTTTGTCACCGGTGGTCTTGGTGGAGGAACAGGAACAGGCACTCTGCCTGTGATTGCTGAAGTTGCCAAATCCTGTGGTGCCCTTGTGATTGGTGCTGTTACGATGCCTTTCAAAAATGAAAGAGCAAGAGTGAACAAGGCCAGAATTGCCCTTGCAAAGCTCAGAAATAGTGCAGACAGCGTAGTGGTTATTGACAACAATAAACTCCTTGAGATAGCCTCAGAGCTTCCAGTGAATGAAGCCTTCGCAGTGGCTGATGAAGTTCTCTCCAGAATGGTTAAGGGAATCACAGAGACAATATCCATAGCAAGTCTGATGAACCTGGACTTTGCTGATGTAAGAACTGTGATGGGTAGAAACAGCGGTAAGGGGATAGCAGTCATAGGTCTTGGCGAAAGCGATACAAGAAATAGGGCTGAAGAATCTGTTACATATGCTATGGAAAACCCACTTCTTGATGTGGATTATAGAGATGCCACAGGCGCTTTGATTCATATTACAGGTGGGGAAGACCTGACTCTTGGAGAGGCTACTGGGATTGTTGACCTCGCGACAACATTTCTGACGAAGAATGCTGATGTAATATGGGGTGCAAGAATTGACCCGGAATACAATGGCAGGGTTCAGGTTATGGTGATTATGACAGGTGTGACTTCTCCAGACCTTGCTGCTAATGTAGCGGAACCCGAGATACATATTCCATCAAGGGTAAAAGTTGGTAACAGGTCATATTTCAGCAGGAATAGAAGATTTAAATCAAGTGAACAGAGATTTGTGGTTGATAAGGAAAAGGGGTCTTTAATGTCTACGCTTGGAATAGATGAGGTTTTCTCGTAG
- a CDS encoding ATP:dephospho-CoA triphosphoribosyl transferase: MHDIAANAVLSCLLEVSSPKPGNVNRYRDFKDTKFEHFLATSASFYKPAYEAAFRGSLSSRGKIDYSQIGIGYLIREAVERAEKFHGGGNTNLGISILLIPLCAAAGSIMSRDNKIEIEKLRDEAGRIIIKTTYDDTSELFRAINIANAGGLRVVEEYDVRDKNSIKDIIRNNISFYDIMRITEEDTVAAEISNNYEITFETGYNELMEEYTSTKDINIAILKTFFRILSEYPDSLIVKKTSRKVGKEISKMAEEILEMGLKKEAIDELDDYLRSRGNLYNPGTTADVTAASIFVCLLGGLKL, encoded by the coding sequence ATGCATGATATTGCTGCTAATGCTGTATTGTCATGTCTTCTTGAGGTTTCCTCCCCTAAACCTGGAAATGTAAACAGATATAGGGATTTTAAGGACACAAAATTTGAGCATTTTCTTGCTACTTCAGCATCTTTTTATAAACCAGCCTATGAAGCAGCTTTCAGAGGTAGCCTTTCTTCCAGGGGAAAAATAGATTATTCTCAGATAGGTATAGGTTATCTTATAAGAGAGGCTGTTGAAAGGGCAGAGAAGTTTCATGGAGGAGGGAATACAAATCTTGGTATATCCATACTTCTGATACCTCTCTGTGCCGCTGCAGGAAGTATTATGTCCAGAGACAATAAAATCGAAATTGAAAAATTAAGAGATGAAGCTGGTAGAATAATAATCAAAACCACATATGATGATACATCTGAGTTATTTAGAGCGATTAATATTGCGAATGCAGGCGGTTTAAGAGTTGTTGAAGAGTATGACGTGAGAGATAAAAATTCAATTAAGGATATAATCAGGAATAATATAAGTTTTTATGATATTATGAGAATAACTGAAGAAGATACTGTTGCAGCTGAAATTTCAAATAACTATGAAATTACCTTTGAAACTGGATACAATGAACTCATGGAGGAGTATACTTCAACTAAAGACATAAATATAGCAATTCTTAAAACATTTTTCAGGATTCTATCTGAGTATCCTGATTCCCTTATAGTAAAGAAGACATCCAGGAAGGTGGGGAAAGAGATATCAAAGATGGCTGAAGAAATTCTTGAAATGGGGTTGAAAAAGGAAGCAATTGATGAATTAGATGACTATCTCAGAAGTAGAGGTAATCTGTATAATCCTGGTACGACTGCAGATGTAACTGCAGCTTCAATTTTTGTATGTCTCCTTGGAGGTTTGAAGCTTTGA
- the phoR_1 gene encoding alkaline phosphatase synthesis sensor protein PhoR, whose translation MWKSKHFGSLVMLIGVFLNLIYFGYEYQYYTGSTFLAHFRERLLEHIVIIMLIPIFAIIGYIINREYSLREEVKGYHTKLRDIKDTKRYIETIINSLGEGILVIDENFTIVHANKKAAEITGLDLGELIGSKCYKVLHGENSPCSEEQCSVRDIFNKSDRVQGVHRHFRHGKAILVEFVTSPFIDETGKVRYCVMVFKDVTKRIESQKELEKLKDFNEKLLLASPIGIGVFDRDGDIVFANSKLAEICGAKNKEDMEKCSVYDAESLVNASFTEKIFKVFETGEKMFLESFSMKTPHNKEIIVDCHILPLKSESSVENILLIINDVTDKVNTLKKLEESNTVFRETLEELDSAYRELTLLRKIDEALNSTIEIEEVLRIISRGIVEVLGYDACAIHLLADDGKYLINKDYVIDESIVKTLENLTAMKVKNYRIPVYDGSLFHRVITEKKPILTNNIEEAVKSHTLNKKIWRLSKVIARLSGVKSGIGVPLIADNRVLGVLGVASKKILTEKDVDRLYKYANQTSLAILQAKMYEELQRTKEKIEISYHELKEIDRIKSDIVNNVTHELKTPLTIATLAMEQSMVEKDAKERKLLLKMAFRALGRQETIINNLMEFAKNDKEKYILIIKKVNLADIIKKAIKSKEEEIRANEINIKTKIKDIYIEADPARLGTAVLNILDNAIKFNKKGGEIKIKTNKIDDNVEILISDKGIGIESYKQKEIFEPLTQLDARASRRFSGTGMGLAVAKEIVEMHGGKIMVKSEKDKGSKFTILLPVSQKY comes from the coding sequence ATGTGGAAATCAAAACATTTTGGTTCACTTGTGATGCTTATAGGAGTATTCCTCAATCTTATTTATTTTGGATATGAGTATCAGTATTATACCGGTTCAACATTTCTGGCTCATTTTAGAGAAAGACTCCTTGAACATATTGTTATAATAATGCTGATTCCAATCTTTGCTATTATCGGTTATATTATAAACAGAGAATATTCACTTAGAGAAGAAGTAAAAGGTTATCATACCAAGCTGAGGGATATCAAAGATACCAAGAGATATATTGAAACTATAATAAACAGTCTTGGAGAAGGAATTCTGGTTATAGATGAGAATTTTACCATAGTTCATGCAAACAAAAAGGCTGCTGAAATAACTGGTTTGGACCTTGGGGAGTTAATAGGAAGTAAATGTTATAAGGTTCTCCATGGAGAAAATTCTCCCTGCTCGGAGGAACAGTGTTCTGTTAGAGATATTTTCAATAAATCTGACAGGGTGCAGGGGGTCCACAGACATTTCAGGCATGGTAAGGCTATTCTGGTTGAGTTTGTCACCTCACCCTTTATTGACGAGACAGGTAAGGTCAGATACTGTGTTATGGTATTCAAGGATGTAACTAAAAGAATTGAATCTCAGAAGGAGCTTGAAAAACTTAAGGATTTTAACGAAAAACTTCTTCTTGCCTCTCCTATAGGCATAGGCGTGTTTGACAGGGATGGAGATATTGTTTTTGCAAATTCAAAGCTTGCTGAAATATGTGGAGCAAAAAATAAGGAAGATATGGAGAAGTGTAGTGTTTATGATGCAGAGTCTCTTGTGAATGCAAGTTTTACTGAAAAGATATTCAAGGTTTTTGAAACCGGTGAAAAAATGTTTCTTGAGTCTTTTTCGATGAAAACACCACATAATAAGGAGATTATTGTTGATTGTCATATTTTACCTCTAAAGTCCGAATCTTCTGTTGAAAACATACTTTTAATAATTAATGATGTTACAGATAAGGTAAATACGCTTAAAAAGCTTGAAGAGTCAAATACTGTTTTTAGAGAAACTCTGGAAGAACTCGACTCTGCTTACAGAGAGCTTACTCTTCTGAGAAAAATTGATGAAGCTCTCAACAGTACTATCGAGATTGAAGAAGTTTTGAGAATCATATCCAGAGGTATAGTTGAGGTTCTTGGCTATGATGCCTGTGCGATTCATCTTCTCGCTGATGATGGTAAATATTTGATAAATAAGGATTATGTCATTGATGAATCTATTGTTAAAACACTTGAAAATCTGACAGCTATGAAGGTTAAAAACTATAGAATTCCTGTGTATGATGGCAGTCTGTTTCACAGGGTTATTACAGAAAAAAAACCGATTTTAACAAACAATATTGAAGAAGCTGTAAAAAGCCATACTCTTAATAAGAAAATATGGCGCCTTTCAAAAGTTATAGCTAGGTTAAGTGGAGTTAAATCTGGAATTGGCGTTCCATTAATTGCAGATAACAGGGTTCTTGGTGTCCTTGGAGTGGCGAGTAAAAAGATTCTAACTGAAAAGGATGTGGACAGGTTGTACAAATATGCCAATCAGACTTCTCTTGCAATCCTTCAGGCAAAAATGTATGAAGAGCTACAGAGAACCAAAGAGAAGATTGAAATATCCTACCACGAGTTGAAAGAGATTGACAGGATAAAGAGTGATATTGTAAATAATGTAACGCATGAGTTGAAAACACCCTTAACCATAGCAACTCTTGCTATGGAGCAGTCTATGGTGGAGAAGGATGCGAAAGAAAGGAAATTGCTTTTAAAAATGGCTTTCAGAGCTCTCGGAAGGCAGGAGACTATTATTAATAATCTTATGGAATTTGCAAAAAATGATAAGGAAAAATATATATTGATAATTAAGAAGGTTAATCTTGCGGATATAATTAAAAAAGCAATTAAATCTAAAGAGGAAGAGATAAGGGCAAATGAAATAAACATAAAAACAAAAATTAAAGACATTTACATTGAAGCAGACCCGGCAAGATTGGGAACAGCTGTTTTGAATATACTGGATAATGCGATAAAATTCAATAAAAAGGGAGGAGAAATAAAAATAAAAACAAATAAAATAGATGATAATGTAGAAATTTTAATTTCAGATAAAGGAATAGGAATTGAATCCTATAAACAGAAAGAAATATTTGAGCCTTTAACCCAGCTTGACGCAAGGGCATCAAGAAGATTTTCGGGTACAGGTATGGGGCTCGCAGTGGCAAAGGAGATTGTGGAAATGCACGGTGGTAAAATTATGGTGAAAAGTGAAAAGGATAAGGGAAGTAAATTTACAATTCTTTTACCTGTTAGTCAAAAATATTAG